The DNA sequence CCCGATCAGGGTAACGATCTGGCCAGGCTGGACACTGAGTTGAATGTTATCCAGCACATTTTGCCCGGCGAAGGTGACGGCGACCTTTTTCAGCTCGATCAACGCAGTGCTCATCAGGCCTCCCGACAGCTCGAGCAGAGACCCACCACCTCGACGGTCTGCCCCTCGACAGAGAAGCCGACGTCTTGCGCACTGGTGACGATGGCGCTGCTGATGGTTTTTTGTTCAAGCTCGATGGCCACATGGCACTCACGGCAAATCAGGAACTGGCCCTGGTGCGCATGCCCGGGGTGATTGCAGCCGATGAATGCATTGAGCGAGGCAATGCGGTGGACCAGCCCATTGTCCAGCAGGAAATCCAGTGCCCGATACACAGTCGGCGGCGCGGCGCGGCGGCCATCCTGTTCGCTGAGCACGGCGAGGATATCGTAGGCACCCAGCGGCTTGTGGCTTTGCCAGACCAGCTCCAGCACCCGCCGACGCAGCGCAGTCAGGCGCAGGCCCTTGTGAGCGCATAGGGTGTCGGCCTCGGCCAGGGCACTGTGCACGCAGTGAGAGTGGTCGTGGGGAAGATTGGCCAGCGGGGTTTTAGGCATGGGCGGCGACGGTTTCTGTGAGAGACGTTATTATGTTACCTGTTCCTGCCTCCTTGAGTGGTCATCGTGTCTCGACTTTTTGCTCTTTTTGTCGCTTTTTTCTCCTGTGTCGTCGTGATGAACTCCGCTCAAGCCGAGGTTCGCGTGTTGACCAGCATCAAGCCATTGCAGTTGATCGCCGCGGCAGTGCAGGACGGTGCCGGTAGCCCGCAAGTCCTGTTGCCGCCGGGCGCTTCGCCGCACCACTATGCCTTGCGCCCTTCCGATGTTC is a window from the Pseudomonas sp. LS1212 genome containing:
- the zur gene encoding zinc uptake transcriptional repressor Zur; the encoded protein is MPKTPLANLPHDHSHCVHSALAEADTLCAHKGLRLTALRRRVLELVWQSHKPLGAYDILAVLSEQDGRRAAPPTVYRALDFLLDNGLVHRIASLNAFIGCNHPGHAHQGQFLICRECHVAIELEQKTISSAIVTSAQDVGFSVEGQTVEVVGLCSSCREA